In the Gemmatimonadota bacterium genome, TTACAATGCCGCCAGCAGAGAAGCCGTATACGCCTGGTTCGGCCAGTGGATGCTGAACAGCGAAAGCGGGGATCGATTTTCAGAGCGGCCCGTCGAACCGGAATCACCGGAATCGATGCTGGCGGTTACGGCCGAAAACCGGCCCGAAGACTGGGTTGACGAAGAGGGGTTGACGGACGTATGGATCGATCGTGCCCGGAAGCAGCTCAACAAGATGAAGCCCTCCGACGCCAGGTCGCTGCGCAGGTTCCGGCAGGTCATGTCGGCCGGATTCCGATCGATCATCGGATCGCCCGGCGCGGCCGACGGCGACCTGGTCGCGACCCGCCTGGGCATGCACCGGTCCGACACCTGTACGATCCAGTCGGGATTCATGGGATGGCGGAACGTCGGCGACCGGGTCCCCTTCACCGAATTCCGCCCGCCGTACCCTCCCCGTGGCGCCGTCCTGGTGGTCCATCCCGATGGCGTATCGGCACTGGCGCAGGATAACGGGCGGGATCCCGGTCCGTTTGTTCAGCAACTGCTGGGCAAGGGCCTGCTCGTCCTGTCGGCGGACGTCTTTATCACGGGCCTGGCAGACGGTGAGCCGGCGGACCGTGAGCCGGCCTCCGGGGAACACGCCTACTTCTCGACCTACAACCGGACCGCGACTGCGAACCGCGTGCAGGACATCCTTACGGCCGTCGCCTGGCTCCGGCGAACCGGTGGCGTTGCCTCGGTGTCCCTGGTCGGCATCGGCGCGGCCGGTCCGTGGTGCCTGCTGGCCTGCGGTCTTTCGCCCCACATCGACCGCGCCGTGATCGACGCCGACCGATTCGAGACGGACAGCGATGAGGCGTACGAAAACAGGCTGTTTATTCCGGTGTTGCGGCGCCTGGGCGGGCTGTCCGCGGCCGCGGCCCTCGCGACCCCGGCCGAGTTGTATCTGCACCATACTGGCCATTCGTTCGAAACCGATGAAATAGAAGCCGCCTACCGCGCCGCGGACGCGCTGGACCGCCTCAGAACCCAGCGTACTCCCGCGGATATGCCCCAGGTCGTCGCGTGGATCGACGAAGGTCCGTAGTCGAATTGCTCGTTGAGGCAACGCATGCGCAGGAAGTGGTCAAGAGCGAGAATGGTTAGGAGTGGGTACCTGTTCATAACCGTGGTCTAAGACAATTACGATTGCCCGACAGACTGGTATTTCGTATATTAACTGGCTGTAACACCGTACCAAGCGGACGGTTACGCACCGCAGGACCTTTCGCTACGGACTATTTTGTAAAAGGGCTATACTACACCAAGCGACAAGGACCGATCCCCTATGGCCAAGACCCCCGACATGGGTGACATACAGAAGGACCTCAAGGAGTTCTTCTCGACCAAGTACGGCGCGCAGGTCCAGTTCGCCCAGCCGGAGAAGGAAGGCGTCCCGGCGGATCCGCCCGCGGAAGAAGCCCCGCTGCCGGAAATCCGGTTCGACATGAAGCCGGAGGAGCTGGAAGCCTACCTGAACGAGTACGTCATCCGCCAGGACGAGGCCAAGGAGATCCTGGCCACCAAGATCTGCACCCACTTCAACCGCATCCGGCTCCAGGAAGAGCAGGAACCGGTAGGCAACATCAAGAACAACATCATCCTGATCGGCCCGACCGGGGTGGGGAAGACCTACCTCATCAAGCTCATCGCCAGCAGGATCGGCGTGCCCTTCGTCAAGGGCGACGCCACGCGGTTCAGCGAGACGGGCTACGTGGGCGGGGACGTGGACGAGCTGGTCCGCTCGCTGGTCCACGAGGCCGACGGCAACATCAAGCTGGCGGAATACGGCATCATCTACATCGACGAGATCGACAAGATCGCCTCGTCCGGCAACATCGTGGGGCCCGACGTGTCGCGGACCGGGGTGCAGCGCACGCTCCTCAAGCTGATGGAGGAGACGGACGTGGACCTGCAGGCGCCCCACGACCTGACGTCCCAGATGGAGAACGCCCTCCAGTTCCAGAAGACTGGCAAGGTGGAAAGAAAACGCATCAACACGCGGAACATCCTGTTCATCGTCAGCGGGGCCTTCGCCAACCTGGAAGAGATCATCAAGAAGCGCATGAGCGTGCAGACGATGGGCTTCGAGCAGGGCGAAGGCGCGGAAAAGCCCGACGACGGCGAATGGTTCCCGCACGTGACCGCGGAGGACCTGATCAAGTACGGCTTCGAGTCGGAATTCATCGGACGCCTGCCGG is a window encoding:
- a CDS encoding AAA domain-containing protein, which encodes MAKTPDMGDIQKDLKEFFSTKYGAQVQFAQPEKEGVPADPPAEEAPLPEIRFDMKPEELEAYLNEYVIRQDEAKEILATKICTHFNRIRLQEEQEPVGNIKNNIILIGPTGVGKTYLIKLIASRIGVPFVKGDATRFSETGYVGGDVDELVRSLVHEADGNIKLAEYGIIYIDEIDKIASSGNIVGPDVSRTGVQRTLLKLMEETDVDLQAPHDLTSQMENALQFQKTGKVERKRINTRNILFIVSGAFANLEEIIKKRMSVQTMGFEQGEGAEKPDDGEWFPHVTAEDLIKYGFESEFIGRLPVTAVLHKLSVDDLFQILRNPNSPVIIAKKLDFKAYGIDVDFDEKSLRLIAEQAHRSGTGARGLIGAMERILIRFEKKLPSSTVKQFSVTATVVENPESELERILAEAPPEPAELVQVYYAEHDITLTLDAAAAAALEDLAAQQGRTTEEMGLELFKDYVHGLKLIQARELKITKAAIENPGAYLDRLIKKFYENQPKTT